GCACTAGCACCAGGGCCAGCGTCTGCCACAGCCGGCCCGGCACTACCCCCGGATACCAGGCCAGCAGCGCCCCGCCCGTGCCCAGAATCAGGAGGCTAAGCAGAGAATCGGCGGCGCGGGTGCGGGCCCGCACGGCCCGGAGCGTATCGAGGCGGCCCAGCAGAAGCAGGGCAGCTTTAAAGCCATAAAACAGCAGAAACGCCAGTACCGCCAACAGGTGCAGGCGCAGGAGCAACGGAGCTACAGACATAACAGTCGCAAAAGTAGTACAGGATGCAGGCCGCGCGGCCGGACCTTTGTAACGGCCGGAAACCAACTTTCGCACGTGCCCCACCGTAGGGCGGCCCCGGCGCCTTCCGTACCTTTGCGCCACGGCCAAGCCATTGGCTGACCTCCTGTATCACTCTTGCCTCTCTTTTCTTCGTGCGCGTTGCTATAGTTATCAATACCAGCTGGAACATCTGGAACTTCCGCCGCAACCTGGTGCAGGCCCTGCAACAAGCCGGACATGAGGTGCTGGCCATAGCCCCTCCCGACGCCTACTCCGAGCGGCTGGAAACCGAGCTGGGCTGCCGCTACGTGCCCATCCCGATGGAAAACAAGGGCACCAACCCCGTGAAAGATGCCCAACTGACCCGCCGCTTCTATCAAATCTACCGGCGTGAGCGGCCCGATGTGGTGCTGCAGTACACCATCAAGCCCAACATCTACGGCACGCTGGCCGCGCGCCTGGCCGGTATCCCGAGCGTCAATAACGTGTCGGGGCTGGGTACGGTGTTTATCGTGCGCAACCTGGTGAGCCGCGTGGCGCTGGGGCTGTACCGGCTGGCGTTCCGGTTTCCGAAGCGGGTGTTTTTCCAGAACGACGACGACCGGCAGCTGTTCCTGCAGCACGGCCTGGTAGCGCCCGGCATCACCGACCTGCTGCCCGGCTCCGGCGTGGACACCCAACGGTTTCGGCCGGCCCCGCAGTGGCAGCGCCACGAGCCCTTCACCTTCCTGATGATTGCGCGGGTGCTGTATGAGAAGGGCGTGGAAGAATATTTTGAAGCCGCCCGCCTCGTGCGCGAAGCCGTGCCCGGCACCCGCGTGCAGCTCCTGGGCGGCGTAGACGAGTCGGGGGGCGTGGGCGTGAAGCGGGCCGTGTTTGAAGAGTGGCTGCAAGCCGGCCACGTGGAGTACCTGGGCACCTCCGACAACGTGCCCGAGCACATCGGCCGGGCCGACTGCGTGGTGCTGCCTTCGTACCGCGAAGGCACGCCCAAAACCCTGCTCGAAGCCGCCGCCATGGGCAAGCCCGTGGTAACCACCGACGTACCTGGCTGCCGCGAAACCGTGCTCGACGGCCAGAGCGGCCTGCTCTGCGAGGTGCGCAACGCCCCGGACCTGGCCGCTAAGATGCTGCACGTGCTGCGCCTGCCCGCCGCCGAGCTGGAGCAGATGGGCCGGGCCGGCCGCCGCCTCGCCGAAGAGAAGTTCGACGAGCAGATTGTCCTCAACAAGTACCTGCGAATTGTTGAAGAAGTAACCTCGCCGCGCACCCGGCGCTCCTGAAACCCGCTAACTTGCGGCCGTTTGTGCGCGAGCCGCACCCGGCCTTCATCCGTCGTCTATTCTTACTGAGTTGCTGAATGGAAATCAAACACCACGCTCTGGCGGGCGTTATTGAATTCACTCCCCGCGTATTTGGTGATGCCCGCGGGGCCTTTTTTGAGTCGTTCAGCGAGAAAATCATGCGGGAGGCCGGCGCCGATGTGCCGTGGGTGCAGGACAACCAGTCGCGCTCCATGCGCGGGGTGCTGCGGGGGCTGCACTTCCAGTGCCCTCCGCACGCCCAGGCTAAGCTGGTGCGCGTAGCCCAGGGCCGCGCCCTCGATGTGGTAGTAGACATTCGCCGCAACTCGCCCACCTATGGGCAGCACGTAGCCGTGGAGCTGGATGCCACCCGCTTCAACATGCTTTACGTGCCTACGGGCTTTGCTCACGGCTTCGCGGCCCTCGAAGACGACACGCTGTTTCTTTACAAGTGCAGCAACTACTACCAGCCCAGCGCCGAGGGCGGCCTGTACTGGAATGACCCGCAGCTCGGCATCGACTGGGGCCTCACCGACCCCATCATCTCCCCCAAAGACCAGGTGCTGCCCCAGCTGGCGGAGTTTGATAGCCCGTTTTAGGCCTCACCCCCCGGTCCCCTCTCCCGCGGAGAGGGGGAGCCTGACGCCAGGTCGTTCTGCGTCGCCCTGTCGGCTACCGCCTCCAGAACGGCTACCAAATTGTGCTGGTAAGTAGCCGCGTAGCGGCTGAAGGGTTGTAGTAGCCGCCACCCATAGAGAAATGTAGCGCCGCGTAGCGGGGCAAGGAACGCTCCAGCGTCTCTTGCCCCGCTACGCGGCGCTACACGTGCCTATCTTATCTGGCTATAAACCTGTAGGCCGCTACGCGGCTGTGCTGTTCATTGCCGTCCTCAGCGGTAGCCGTGCTGGAGGCGGTAGCCGTTCCGGAGGCGGTAGCCGAAGGGGCGGCGCAGAACGACCTGGCGTCAGGCTCCCCCTCTCCGTGGGAGAGGGGGCCGGGGGGTGAGGCTACACCAGCTCTAGCAGCGTTTCCAGGCCCATGCCGCGGGAGCCTTTGATGAGGATGTGGCGGCCGCGCGGGGGGTGAGCCTGCAACCAGGCGGCGGCTTCGGGCTTGGTGGCGAAATGGTGGAAGGCCGGGGAGGTGGCCGCGTGGCGCATTTCGGGGCCCACGAGTACCACGGTGCCCAGGGCCAGGCTGTGCAGCAGCTCCCCGATGCCCCGGTGCTCGACGGCGCTTTCTTCGCCCAGTTCAAACATGTCGCCCAGGATAACCACCTTGTCGGCGGCCGGTGCCGGGCGGGAGGCGAAGCTGTGGAGGGCGGCGCTCATGCTGCTGGGATTGGCGTTGTAGGCGTCCAGCACCACGTGGTTGTGGGAGGTGCGCACCAGCTGGGAGCGGTTGTTGGAAGGGTTGTACGAGGCCAGCGCCTCGGCAATATCCGCGGGGGGCACGCCGAAATGGGCGCCCACGGCAGCGGCGGCGGCCAGGTTGGCGAAGTTGTAGGCGCCCGTAATTTGAGCTTCCACCTCCAGGCCGTTATATAAGCGCAGCACCACGTTGGGGTTGGCGCTGACCAGCTCGGCCGGGTACGTGTCGGCTGGGCCGGGGTAGGTGACGCAGGTGGGCACCACCACGGCCAAGCCCGGCAGGCGCGCATCCTGGGTATTGACGAAAGCCAGTCCGCCCACCGTAGCCAGAAAGCGGAACAGCTCACTTTTTCCCTTGGCAATGCCTTCTACCCCGCCAAATCCTTCCAAATGGGCCTTGCCGATGTTGGTGATAAGGCCGTGCGTAGGCTCGGCCAGCCGGCTCAGCAAGTCAATTTCGCCCTGGTGGTTGGCGCCCATCTCAATAATGGCCAGCTCATGCTCGCCCGGCCGAATGCTGAGCAGGGTGAGGGGAACCCCGATGTGGTTGTTGAGGTTGCCACGAGTGTACTGTACCCGGTAGCGGCGGCTAAGCACGGCGTAGCACAGCTCCTTGGTGGTGGTTTTGCCGTTGGAGCCGGTGATGCCCAGCACCGGAATAATCAGCTGGCGGCGGTGGTATTGGGCCAGCTCCTGCAAGGTAGCCAGCGGATCGGGGGCGTAGGTGTAGCACTCGGGGTCCTGGGCGGCCAGGGCGGCATCGTCCACGACGGCGTGGCGGGCCCCGGCGGCCAAAGCTTGGGGCGCAAAGTCGCGGCCCCGGAACGAGGGGCCGTTGAGGGCGAAGAACAGCGTATTCGGCTGCGGCTGCCGCGAGTCGGTGCTGACTGCCGAGCACTCCCGGTATCGGGCGTAAAGCGCCGCTAGATCTACCATGCGGTTAAGTGCGTAACTTAGGACTAGATGAAAAACGCTCGAACACTCACGGGCCGTATGCACGGCTGGCAACTATTCGCCCTGCTAAGCGCCGCCCTGGCCGGCGCAACCCGGCCAGGGCAGGCCCAAACGTTTGGCTTTGAATACCGGCCCCTGGCAAAAGTAGCAGACGGCGCCCAGACCCTGCGCAACGCCTGGGCCGGGGGCCTGAACTCGCCGCAGTTCTCTAACATCGACCTCAACGCCGACCAGCAACCCGACTTGTACGTGTTCGACCGGGCCACTAACCGCTCGTTCACCTACCTAAGCGTGCCGGCGGCCGGGGGAGCGCGGGCCTGGGAGTACGCCCCGGCCTACGAAGCCCTGTTTCCGGCCGGGCTGGTGGGCTGGGTGCTGCTGCGCGACTACGACTGCGACGGCCGCCCCGACCTGTTCACCTACGCCAACGGCGGCGACATTCGGGTGTACCGCCACGTGCCCGACGCGCAGGGGCGGCCCGGCTTTCAGCTGCTCACCGACCAGCTCACCTACTTTGCACCCGGCCCCACGGGCGGCAACGTCAACATCAACACCGGGGGCTACAACCTGCCCGCCATCGAGGACGTGAACGGCGACGGCCGCCTCGACGTGCTGACCTACGACTTTTCCTCACCAGTGCCCAGCATCTACTACTACCGCAACACGGCCACGGCGGGCAGCTGCGGGGGCTTGCAGCTGGTGGAAGAAACCTCGTACTGGGGCGGGTTGACGGCCTGCCTTAGCGGGTGCGGGGGCTACACCTTCGCCCCCAACCGATGCCGCCCCGACGGCCAGCGGCCCACCCACACCGGCGGCTTCAACATCAGCCTCCGGGACCTGGACGGCGACGGCGACCAGGACCTGCTCACGGCCCGCGACATGTGCCCCGAGCTGGTGAGCATCCGCAACGACGGCAGCGCCCAAACGGCCGTGTTCAGCAGCGCCGGCCTCAGCCTGAGCTTTCCGGCGGGTACCACGGCCGCCCACGTGCCCAATTTTCCGGCGGCGTATTCCGTGGATGCCACTTTCGACGGCCGCCCCGACCTGGTGGTGGCTCCCAACTTGTTTGACAACCAGGACACTGTAGACCTGCGCCGCAGCACCTGGCTGTACCGCAACAGCGCCGCGGCCGGGGCAGCCCCCATCTTTGGGCTGCTGCAGTCCGATTTTTTGCAGCGCGACATGCTGGACCTGAGCGAAGTAGCGGCTCCCGCCCTGGGCGACTTGGACGGCGACGGACTGGTGGACCTGCTGGTGGGCAGCACCAGCCGCGACACGCCGGGCCAGATGTACCGGGCCACGCTCCGTTACTTCCGCAACGTGGGTACGGCCGCGGAGCCCACCTTTCAGCTAGTAGATAACGACTACCTGGGCCTCTCGCAGCGGAAGCTGACCACCGTGAAGCCCCTGCTCGTGGACCTGAACCGCGACGGCGCCCTGGACCTGGTGTACACCGGCGCCCGGCTGGGCTCCTCCGACAGCCGGGTGGCGGTGCTGCTGAACGCGGCCCCGGCTGGGCAGGCGGTGGCATTCAACGCTGCCGCGCCCCTGTACCTGGAAAACCTGCCCGGCCGCCGCGGCGACGCGCCCTGCTTCGCGGACGTGGACGGCGACGGGCGCCTGGACCTGCTGCTGGGCACCAATTCGCTCGACACGCCGGGCATGAGCCTGCGCTACTACCGCAACACGGGCGCCGCCCAGCTCAGCCAGGCCTTTCAGCTAGCGGACAACGACTACGGCCGCCTGCGCACCAGCACCGGTCGCCCCGCCAACCTGCACCCCGTAGTAGCCGACTTCGACGGCGACACCCGCCCCGACCTGCTCACGGCCGACGGCAGCGGGGCCATCCGCTTCTTCTCCGACTTCCGCGCCCAGGGTTCCGCACTGACGGAACGCACCGACCTGTTTTACAACCCCTTACTCAATCAGCTGCTGCCCGCTCGCCTGGGGAGCGGAGCCGCGGTACGGTTTGCCCCCGCTGCCGCCGACCTGAACGCCGACGGTGCCCCCGAGCTGCTGCTGGGCTTGGAAAACGGCGGCTTGCACCTGTTCGGCACGCGGGGCCGGGCCGTGCTAAGCACCCGCCGCCCCGCCAGTAGCCTGCTCGTGCGCCTCTACCCCAACCCCGCCACCTCGTCCGTCACCGTGGAAGCCCCGCGCCCCGTGCGCCTCACGCTGCTGGACCTCACCGGCCGCACCCTGCGCCACTCCGCCACCTCCGCCGCCCGCCACACCCTCGATGTTAGCCTTTTGGCCGCGGGCGTATACCTGGTGCGCTGCGAAACCGCCGACGGCCAGCAAACCACGCAGCGGGTGGAGGTGGTGAAGTGATGAGGTGACAGGTAACAAGTGACAGGTAACAGGTACACCGTCATGCTGAGCGCAGCGGAGCGGAGTCGAAGCATCTCTACTGCTTCGTCTGCACGATTGAGATTAGCCCGCGGTAGAGATGCTTCGGCTGCGCTCAGCAGGACGGTGTACCTGTCACCCTTCACCTCATCACCTTCTCACTTCACCTCGAACTCGTCGCCATCTTCCAGGGCGGGGAAATGCTCGCGGAAGGCGGTGAGGTCGGTGCGGCGGAGGGCGCGGGTGATGCTGGTTTCCTGGTTGCCGACTTCGACGAGGTACTCGCCACGCATGTCCAGCAGGGCCGAGTCGCCGGTGTAGGTCTGGCTATTGCCATCGAGGCCCACGCAGTTCACGCCCAGAGTGAAGGCCAGGTTCTCGATGGCGCGGGCGCGCAGCAGCGTAATCCAGGCGGTGCGGCGGACGGCGGGCCAGTTGGCCACGTACAGCAGCAGGTCGTAGGGGTCTTGGCGGGAGTTGCGGCTCCACACCGGAAACCGCAGGTCGTAGCAAACAAGCGGGCAGATGCGCCAGCCGCGCCACTCTTCCAGCAGGCGCTGGGTGCCCGGCGTGTACACGTGCTGCTCGCCGGCCAGCGTAAACAGGTGGCGCTTGTTGTAGTAGCTCATCGAGCCATCGGGCCGCACCCAGAGCAGGCGGTTGTAATAGCGGCCTGCTTCCTCGATAATAACACTGCCCGTCACCACGGCGTCGTGGGTGGCGGCGGTGTCACGCATCCAGGCCAGGGTGGGTCCCTCCATCGGCTCAGCCAGGGCTGGTGCATCCATGCTGAAGCCGGTGGTAAACATTTCGGGCAGCACAATCAGGTCCGTCGGGACGGATATTTCCTGGATGTGCCGGCCCAGCTCCCGGCGGTTAGCTTCCGGATTGTGCCACTGCAAAGAGGACTGGATAAAGGAAACGGTGAGGTCAGGCAAAGTCTGGCAGTGGTTGGGTTAAGTAAGGCAGGGAGTAGTTTAGCGAAAAATAAGCATATAATAAAGCGAAATAATTATAATATCAGAGCTGTCTACGAAAGTTACTATACTGTCCTGCTCCACCTGGCGCCCGCGCAGCCGAAGCATCTTTCCCGCTTCGTTGTACTGCTAATCAGTTAGTTAAAGGGAGAGATGCTTCGGCTGCGCGGACGCCAGATGGAGCAGGACATTCAGTGCCACGACATCAGCATACGAGATGGTTCGGGTGCGCAGACGCCAGATAGAGCAATATGGTAAGCCAGCCTACAGCTGCCGTAGGCGAGCTGCGGCGGCGCGTAGTGTTGCTTCCTGCTTGGCAAAGCAAAACCGAACAAGCTGGTGGTCGTGCCCATTGTGATAGAACGCCGACAGCGGCACCACGGCTACGCCGGCTTCGCGGGTGAGGCGGCGCGCAAACGACACATCATCTTCCTGCGGGGCCAGGGCCCGGTAGCCGACCACCTGAAAGTAGCCCCCCGCCACGGGCAGCAGCTCAAAGCCCGTGCCCGTAAGCAGCTCCCGAAATAAGTCGCGCTTCTGCTGGTAGAAGGCCGGCAGGCTGTCGTACAGGCTCGTATCGGGCAGCACGTCGGCCAGGGCATGCTGGGTAGGCGTGCTCACGCTGAACGTCACGAACTGATGCACCCGCCGCAGCTCGGCGCTGAGGGCAGCCGGGGCCACGCAGTAGCCTACTTTCCAGCCGGTAGCGTGGTAGGTTTTGCCGAACGACGACAGCACAAACGCCCGCTCCCGCAGTTCGGGGTGTTGCAGGGCGCTGGCGTGCGGGGCCCCGTCAAAGACCATGTGCTCATACACCTCATCCGACAGCAGCAGGGCGCGGGTGGGGCGCAGCAGGTCGGCCAGGGTGGCCCAGTCGGCGGGCGTGAGCACGGCGCCGGTGGGGTTGTGGGGCGTGTTGAGGAGTACCAGGCGGGTGCGCGGCGTGAGGGCCGCCGCCACCCGGTTCCAGTCGGGCTGGAAGGTGGGCGGGGCCAGGGACACGTACACCGGCACGCCGCCCTGCAAGCGCACGGCCGGGCCGTACAGGTCGTAGGCCGGTTCCAGAATCAGCACCTCATCGTGGGGGCGCACCACAGCGGCCAGCACGGCGTACAGGGCTTCGGTGGCTCCGCTGGTGATGGTAATTTCGGTGGCCGGGTCGGGAGCAGGCACGCCGTAGACGCGGGCGGTTTTCTGGCTGATGGCCTCGCGCAGGCGGGGCAGGCCGGGCATGGGCGCGTACTGCTGGTGCCCATCGGTGAGGATGTGGCGGGCCAGGGCTTCGCGTAGGGGCAGAGGCGGGTCGTAGTCGGGGAAGCCCTGGGCCAGGTTAATGGCCCCGCACTCCTGGGCCAGCTGGGTCATCACCGAGAAAATGCTGGTGCCCACGTCGGGCAGCTTAGAGTCGAGTAGGGGAAGCGGCATGGAGGGTAACGGATAAAAACCTAAAAGCCTGCAAGGGATGCGCGGAACCCGTCTGGGCTGCCTGCTTTACGGCGTCTCCGTCACGTCGCGCATGGCGCCCACCATGCGCACGGGCAGGCCGCTGGCATCGTGGATGACGCAGGCCCGGTCCAGGATGGTGAGGTAGCGGCCGTCGGCGCGGCGCAGGCGGTAGATGGCTTCCCGCAGCTTGGCCGTGGTGGTGAGGTCGGCCTGCACGCCGCGGGTGACGCGCTCCAGCTCGTCGGGGTGGATGAGGCTGAGCCAGAAGGCCACGGTTTCGGTGTCGGGGTGGGGCGTGTGGCCCACCAGCTGCCAGAACTCTTGGCTGTACCACATGCGGCCCGAGCTAATGTCCCAGTCCCAGATCAGGTCGTTGGTGGCGCGGGCCAGCAGCTCAAACAGCTCCCGGCCCCGGCGCTCCTGTAGCTCCGTGCGTTTCTGCTCGTCGATGTCGGTGGAAGTGCCCAGCCAACCCAGCAAAGTAGCGCCATCGGGGGCATACAAGGGCACCACGCGCTCCAGGTACCACCGGTAGCGGCCGTCGTGGCCGCGCCAGCGCAGGTGCAGCTTCAGGGGGCGGGCCTGGGGCAGGTGGCGCAGCTGGGCCTCGGCGGCTTCGGCCCGGTCGTCGGGGTGGAGGTAGTCCACGAAGCCCCCGGCGGCCAGGGCCGTGGCGGGGGCGCCGGTGTACTCGTACCAGCGCTGGTTGCAGTGGATAACCGTGCCATCGGGCGTCGACAGCCACGCCAGGTGAGGCAGGGCATCGAGCAGGAGCACGGGCCGCAGCTCCTGCAGCAGCAGCTGCGCCGCCGTAGAGGTGGAAAGGTCAGACCAAAGCATGGGAGGAGAGCCAGAAGATAGTGCGGCCCTAAAGGTCAGCGCCGGAAGCGTGGAATCCTATTGCCGGCCGCCATCTTATTTCACCGTCTCAGGTAGATAAGGCTGACATGGAAGGACAGTCTCAAAATCATGTACACGCCGGCCCGCTGTTGCCCCCACCCCCAGCCCACCTCGCTTGATGCGCGACATCCCGCGGGAGAGGGGGGTGTTCCAGAGCTACAAGCTTCAGGCTACAAGCTGCAAGCCTCAATGACAATGCTTGCAGCTTGTAGCCTGAAGCTTGTAGCTAACCTCTGGTGCCCTTTCTTGAGGGAGAGAGGAAGGTCTACACCAACGACCAAGGCGGGAACAGCACCCGGAACGTGGTGCCCTTGCCCACCGTGCTGGCAACGGTGATGCGCCCGCCGTAGCCCTGCACCACCCGGTTCACCAGGTACAAGCCCAGGCCGGAACCGTCCACGTGGTCGTGAAAGCGCCGGAACAGCTGAAACAGCTCCCCGCCGAACCGCTCCAGGTCAATGCCCAGGCCGTTATCCTGCACCTCCAGTACGGGCTGGCCCTCGGCCGTGAGGTAGGTAGTCAACTCGATGCGGGGGCGCCGGTGGGGGGAGGCGTACTTCAGGGCGTTGCTGATGAGGTTGTAAAGGATGCTTTGCAGGTGAGGCCGCACAAACTGTAGCACCGGCACCGCCGCAAAGTTGGTGTGCACCACGGCCCGGCCCGTGGTCAGCAGTTCCCCGATGCTGAGCAGCACTTCCTCGGTCAGCTGGGCCACGTCGATGGGCTCGGCCGGCCACTCGTGGCGCAGCTTCTGCACCCGCACCAGCTCCGACAGGCTATGAATCGTGTCGTTGATCTGGTGCAGGGACTTTTCAAACATGCTGATGAGCTTGATGGCGTCCGGGTCGCGGAAGTAGGCTGTGCGCGTCAGCTCCTCAAAAATGCCCGCCATGTTATGAATGGGCTGCTTGAGGTCGTGCGAGGCCGTGTACACGAAGTTGTCGAGGTCCTGGTTGATGCGAACCAGCTCATCGTTTTGCTCGCGCAGCAGCTGCTGGGTAAGCTTCACGTCGTGGATGTCGGTGCAGGTGCCAAACCAGCGCACCACCTCCTGGGTGGTGGAGT
This region of Hymenobacter sp. YIM 151500-1 genomic DNA includes:
- a CDS encoding glycosyltransferase family 4 protein, with the protein product MRVAIVINTSWNIWNFRRNLVQALQQAGHEVLAIAPPDAYSERLETELGCRYVPIPMENKGTNPVKDAQLTRRFYQIYRRERPDVVLQYTIKPNIYGTLAARLAGIPSVNNVSGLGTVFIVRNLVSRVALGLYRLAFRFPKRVFFQNDDDRQLFLQHGLVAPGITDLLPGSGVDTQRFRPAPQWQRHEPFTFLMIARVLYEKGVEEYFEAARLVREAVPGTRVQLLGGVDESGGVGVKRAVFEEWLQAGHVEYLGTSDNVPEHIGRADCVVLPSYREGTPKTLLEAAAMGKPVVTTDVPGCRETVLDGQSGLLCEVRNAPDLAAKMLHVLRLPAAELEQMGRAGRRLAEEKFDEQIVLNKYLRIVEEVTSPRTRRS
- the rfbC gene encoding dTDP-4-dehydrorhamnose 3,5-epimerase — encoded protein: MEIKHHALAGVIEFTPRVFGDARGAFFESFSEKIMREAGADVPWVQDNQSRSMRGVLRGLHFQCPPHAQAKLVRVAQGRALDVVVDIRRNSPTYGQHVAVELDATRFNMLYVPTGFAHGFAALEDDTLFLYKCSNYYQPSAEGGLYWNDPQLGIDWGLTDPIISPKDQVLPQLAEFDSPF
- a CDS encoding UDP-N-acetylmuramoyl-tripeptide--D-alanyl-D-alanine ligase; translated protein: MVDLAALYARYRECSAVSTDSRQPQPNTLFFALNGPSFRGRDFAPQALAAGARHAVVDDAALAAQDPECYTYAPDPLATLQELAQYHRRQLIIPVLGITGSNGKTTTKELCYAVLSRRYRVQYTRGNLNNHIGVPLTLLSIRPGEHELAIIEMGANHQGEIDLLSRLAEPTHGLITNIGKAHLEGFGGVEGIAKGKSELFRFLATVGGLAFVNTQDARLPGLAVVVPTCVTYPGPADTYPAELVSANPNVVLRLYNGLEVEAQITGAYNFANLAAAAAVGAHFGVPPADIAEALASYNPSNNRSQLVRTSHNHVVLDAYNANPSSMSAALHSFASRPAPAADKVVILGDMFELGEESAVEHRGIGELLHSLALGTVVLVGPEMRHAATSPAFHHFATKPEAAAWLQAHPPRGRHILIKGSRGMGLETLLELV
- a CDS encoding T9SS type A sorting domain-containing protein, translating into MKNARTLTGRMHGWQLFALLSAALAGATRPGQAQTFGFEYRPLAKVADGAQTLRNAWAGGLNSPQFSNIDLNADQQPDLYVFDRATNRSFTYLSVPAAGGARAWEYAPAYEALFPAGLVGWVLLRDYDCDGRPDLFTYANGGDIRVYRHVPDAQGRPGFQLLTDQLTYFAPGPTGGNVNINTGGYNLPAIEDVNGDGRLDVLTYDFSSPVPSIYYYRNTATAGSCGGLQLVEETSYWGGLTACLSGCGGYTFAPNRCRPDGQRPTHTGGFNISLRDLDGDGDQDLLTARDMCPELVSIRNDGSAQTAVFSSAGLSLSFPAGTTAAHVPNFPAAYSVDATFDGRPDLVVAPNLFDNQDTVDLRRSTWLYRNSAAAGAAPIFGLLQSDFLQRDMLDLSEVAAPALGDLDGDGLVDLLVGSTSRDTPGQMYRATLRYFRNVGTAAEPTFQLVDNDYLGLSQRKLTTVKPLLVDLNRDGALDLVYTGARLGSSDSRVAVLLNAAPAGQAVAFNAAAPLYLENLPGRRGDAPCFADVDGDGRLDLLLGTNSLDTPGMSLRYYRNTGAAQLSQAFQLADNDYGRLRTSTGRPANLHPVVADFDGDTRPDLLTADGSGAIRFFSDFRAQGSALTERTDLFYNPLLNQLLPARLGSGAAVRFAPAAADLNADGAPELLLGLENGGLHLFGTRGRAVLSTRRPASSLLVRLYPNPATSSVTVEAPRPVRLTLLDLTGRTLRHSATSAARHTLDVSLLAAGVYLVRCETADGQQTTQRVEVVK
- a CDS encoding amidohydrolase, yielding MPDLTVSFIQSSLQWHNPEANRRELGRHIQEISVPTDLIVLPEMFTTGFSMDAPALAEPMEGPTLAWMRDTAATHDAVVTGSVIIEEAGRYYNRLLWVRPDGSMSYYNKRHLFTLAGEQHVYTPGTQRLLEEWRGWRICPLVCYDLRFPVWSRNSRQDPYDLLLYVANWPAVRRTAWITLLRARAIENLAFTLGVNCVGLDGNSQTYTGDSALLDMRGEYLVEVGNQETSITRALRRTDLTAFREHFPALEDGDEFEVK
- a CDS encoding methionine aminotransferase; its protein translation is MPLPLLDSKLPDVGTSIFSVMTQLAQECGAINLAQGFPDYDPPLPLREALARHILTDGHQQYAPMPGLPRLREAISQKTARVYGVPAPDPATEITITSGATEALYAVLAAVVRPHDEVLILEPAYDLYGPAVRLQGGVPVYVSLAPPTFQPDWNRVAAALTPRTRLVLLNTPHNPTGAVLTPADWATLADLLRPTRALLLSDEVYEHMVFDGAPHASALQHPELRERAFVLSSFGKTYHATGWKVGYCVAPAALSAELRRVHQFVTFSVSTPTQHALADVLPDTSLYDSLPAFYQQKRDLFRELLTGTGFELLPVAGGYFQVVGYRALAPQEDDVSFARRLTREAGVAVVPLSAFYHNGHDHQLVRFCFAKQEATLRAAAARLRQL
- a CDS encoding PAS domain-containing protein, translated to MLWSDLSTSTAAQLLLQELRPVLLLDALPHLAWLSTPDGTVIHCNQRWYEYTGAPATALAAGGFVDYLHPDDRAEAAEAQLRHLPQARPLKLHLRWRGHDGRYRWYLERVVPLYAPDGATLLGWLGTSTDIDEQKRTELQERRGRELFELLARATNDLIWDWDISSGRMWYSQEFWQLVGHTPHPDTETVAFWLSLIHPDELERVTRGVQADLTTTAKLREAIYRLRRADGRYLTILDRACVIHDASGLPVRMVGAMRDVTETP